The following proteins are encoded in a genomic region of Triticum dicoccoides isolate Atlit2015 ecotype Zavitan chromosome 1B, WEW_v2.0, whole genome shotgun sequence:
- the LOC119336781 gene encoding SH3 domain-containing protein 2-like isoform X1: MEAIRKQASKLREQVARQQQAVLKQFGGGYADSVFADEGEAQQHSKLEKLYISTRAAKHFQRDIVRGVEGYIVTGSKQVELGNKLCEDGKKYGVENTCTSGSTLSRAALSFAKARSLMEKERANLLKAFGTQVAEPLRAMVMGAPLEDARHLAQRYDRMRQEAEAQAIEVSKRQMKLRETSGNGDMISRLEAAESKLQELKSNMGTLGKEAVAAMTAVEAQQQRLTLQRLIAMVESERSYHQRVLQILDQLEREMVSERQRIEGAPPPVIENSMPPPPAYEEVNGIFMRTPTVAELVETVEHFLAEAIQSYRAESETELNLSTGDYIVVRKVSNNGWAEGECRGKAGWFPSEFIEKRDRVLASKVAQVF, encoded by the exons ATGGAGGCCATCCGGAAGCAGGCATCCAAGCTCCGAGAGCAGGTCGCCCGGCAGCAGCAG GCCGTGCTGAAGCAGTTCGGGGGCGGGTACGCGGACAGCGTGTTCGCGGACGAGGGCGAGGCGCAGCAGCACTCGAAGCTCGAGAAACTCTACATCTCCACGCGCGCCGCCAAG CACTTCCAAAGGGATATAGTTCGTGGGGTCGAGGGCTATATCGTCACAGGCTCGAAGCAAGTCGAATTAG GCAATAAGTTATGTGAGGATGGCAAGAAATATGGTGTTGAGAATACCTGTACCAGTGGGAGTACATTGTCGAGGGCAGCTTTGAGTTTTGCGAAGGCGCGATCCCTGATGGAGAAGGAACGGGCAAACCTGTTGAAAGCGTTTGGCACCCAG GTAGCAGAGCCACTGAGAGCCATGGTGATGGGAGCTCCTTTGGAAGATGCTCGTCACCTTGCCCAAAGATATGACAGAATGCGTCAAGAAGCTGAAGCACAG GCCATTGAAGTTTCAAAGCGCCAAATGAAATTAAGAGAGACATCTGGAAATGGTGATATGATTTCAAGGTTAGAGGCTGCTGAGTCGAAGCTGCAAGAGTTAAAATCAAATATGGGGACTCTGGGCAAAGAAGCTGTTGCAGCAATGACTGCTGTTGAAGCCCAACAACAAAGGCTGACATTACAACGACTTATCGCGATG GTTGAATCTGAGAGAAGTTACCACCAAAGGGTCCTACAGATTCTAGATCAACTTGAAAGAGAG ATGGTATCTGAGCGACAAAGAATTGAAGGAGCACCTCCTCCAGTAATTGAGAATTCTATGCCACCGCCACCCGCATATGAAGAAGTTAACGGTATATTCATGAGGACTCCAACAGTTGCAGAATTGGTGGAGACAGTGGAGCACTTCCTGGCTGAG GCGATCCAGTCATACCGAGCTGAGAGTGAAACAGAGCTCAATCTGTCAACTGGCGACTACATAGTTGTCCGGAAG GTGTCAAACAATGGGTGGGCTGAAGGTGAGTGCAGGGGGAAAGCTGGCTGGTTCCCTTCCGAGTTCATCGAAAAACGGGACCGTGTACTGGCGAGCAAAGTGGCCCAGGTCTTCTAG
- the LOC119336781 gene encoding SH3 domain-containing protein 2-like isoform X2 has translation MEAIRKQASKLREQVARQQQAVLKQFGGGYADSVFADEGEAQQHSKLEKLYISTRAAKHFQRDIVRGVEGYIVTGSKQVELGNKLCEDGKKYGVENTCTSGSTLSRAALSFAKARSLMEKERANLLKAFGTQVAEPLRAMVMGAPLEDARHLAQRYDRMRQEAEAQAIEVSKRQMKLRETSGNGDMISRLEAAESKLQELKSNMGTLGKEAVAAMTAVEAQQQRLTLQRLIAMVESERSYHQRVLQILDQLEREMVSERQRIEGAPPPVIENSMPPPPAYEEVNGIFMRTPTVAELVETVEHFLAEAIQSYRAESETELNLSTGDYIVVRKSNSTILSLCG, from the exons ATGGAGGCCATCCGGAAGCAGGCATCCAAGCTCCGAGAGCAGGTCGCCCGGCAGCAGCAG GCCGTGCTGAAGCAGTTCGGGGGCGGGTACGCGGACAGCGTGTTCGCGGACGAGGGCGAGGCGCAGCAGCACTCGAAGCTCGAGAAACTCTACATCTCCACGCGCGCCGCCAAG CACTTCCAAAGGGATATAGTTCGTGGGGTCGAGGGCTATATCGTCACAGGCTCGAAGCAAGTCGAATTAG GCAATAAGTTATGTGAGGATGGCAAGAAATATGGTGTTGAGAATACCTGTACCAGTGGGAGTACATTGTCGAGGGCAGCTTTGAGTTTTGCGAAGGCGCGATCCCTGATGGAGAAGGAACGGGCAAACCTGTTGAAAGCGTTTGGCACCCAG GTAGCAGAGCCACTGAGAGCCATGGTGATGGGAGCTCCTTTGGAAGATGCTCGTCACCTTGCCCAAAGATATGACAGAATGCGTCAAGAAGCTGAAGCACAG GCCATTGAAGTTTCAAAGCGCCAAATGAAATTAAGAGAGACATCTGGAAATGGTGATATGATTTCAAGGTTAGAGGCTGCTGAGTCGAAGCTGCAAGAGTTAAAATCAAATATGGGGACTCTGGGCAAAGAAGCTGTTGCAGCAATGACTGCTGTTGAAGCCCAACAACAAAGGCTGACATTACAACGACTTATCGCGATG GTTGAATCTGAGAGAAGTTACCACCAAAGGGTCCTACAGATTCTAGATCAACTTGAAAGAGAG ATGGTATCTGAGCGACAAAGAATTGAAGGAGCACCTCCTCCAGTAATTGAGAATTCTATGCCACCGCCACCCGCATATGAAGAAGTTAACGGTATATTCATGAGGACTCCAACAGTTGCAGAATTGGTGGAGACAGTGGAGCACTTCCTGGCTGAG GCGATCCAGTCATACCGAGCTGAGAGTGAAACAGAGCTCAATCTGTCAACTGGCGACTACATAGTTGTCCGGAAG TCAAATTCAACTATTCTAAGCTTGTGCGGATAA